A stretch of Psychrilyobacter piezotolerans DNA encodes these proteins:
- a CDS encoding SNF2-related protein has protein sequence MNISKREVKLIAGDISNYNRGLKSFKSNLCEIENAEYNWDDLEIEFQGTALGTKMYNFDIKLNIDVKAKDDRIMDYNCNCPAFDQYDRACKHIIGGLLTFEAGGYLDGIEEHILESSYSQPLLEVEDLELIHIDCDELEGLEEFEYYPYDEPDYNTPNKSRETLLYESLKKYEKSLEKTENIEEKIELETEYYLERENIYSYRPNYFLKIKIGIVGKRKYVVKDVVQFIDSYKHGKILEFGKEFEFNPAEHKLTDYDYKLLDQISRMCKITEEFLTKYNGYHISSVRKGKISLTNEWFKMFLENISGNENIKLDNEKMKLSSLEEANFTFINKKSLGVEPFSVLTDGAEFIATQAEIYPIKKKDRELIKILYDAASLQNGSISRAGELGKTLTKLVKNTDLGTIEFLDQVGEPIIFIDENRVYRNVLSIDIKVSYQKEMIVEGKKYLLNEDKKKTAEIFKEVTGLDQRSDFNTSLYGKGDVLEFFLNKLPKLNEKYNVQIDENLNRIKMKKVSIDGTIIKNGDLLEITFDTNGISEDDLKAIQLGLLNKKKYVKLSDDGIVDLADKKLRELEGTLAELDFELGTQQISEFTASKLGLISPSLNMKNVGDLKIEKLLKSIKNNEREIVPKSINATLRNYQNHGYDWMKKLHDSNLGGILADDMGLGKTLQAIALLTAVHSEQNGRSIVIAPTSLTHNWLKEIRKFSPELNAVIVEGSVKERKELLNNFKNGVILTSYGSFKKDIENYENLEFLVAMLDEAQNIKNSGTLVKKAVQKIKSSSRFALTGTPIENSIFELWSIFDFVLPTYLHSREKFKRNYGKKINQDMDEDCLINLKKLIKPFILRRTKSEVLKELPEKIVTNMILGMDTVQKKYYLSYLSKFKEELKDNLEEEFDKSRIKILALLTRLRQICCTPELFIENYKGKSAKVEALIELLEELKSGGHRVLVFSQFVKSFEIIKKQLDLKKITHFQIDGRTKAKKRLEMCDSFNGGEKDIFLISLKAGGSGLNLTGADVVIHFDPWWNPAIEAQATDRAHRIGQDKVVQVIKLITEGTVEEKIIEIQEKKSHLINSMVDSKGKIEKLTKKDILELFE, from the coding sequence GTATAATTTTGATATTAAACTCAATATAGATGTAAAAGCTAAAGATGATAGAATAATGGATTATAATTGTAATTGCCCGGCTTTTGATCAATATGACAGGGCATGTAAACATATTATAGGTGGTCTATTAACCTTTGAAGCAGGAGGTTATTTAGATGGGATAGAAGAACATATTTTAGAAAGCTCTTATTCCCAACCACTTTTAGAAGTTGAAGATCTAGAACTAATTCATATTGACTGTGATGAACTAGAAGGGCTTGAAGAATTTGAATACTATCCCTATGATGAACCTGATTATAACACTCCAAATAAATCGAGAGAAACTTTATTATATGAGTCATTAAAAAAATATGAAAAGAGTTTAGAAAAGACAGAAAATATAGAAGAAAAGATTGAATTAGAAACAGAATATTATCTCGAGAGAGAAAATATATATTCATACAGACCCAATTATTTCCTAAAAATTAAAATAGGGATTGTTGGGAAAAGAAAATACGTAGTAAAAGATGTAGTTCAATTTATAGATTCCTATAAACATGGAAAAATATTGGAGTTTGGAAAAGAGTTTGAATTTAACCCGGCAGAACATAAATTAACTGATTATGATTATAAATTATTAGATCAAATCTCTAGGATGTGTAAAATTACCGAAGAGTTCTTAACTAAATACAATGGATATCATATTTCTAGTGTTAGAAAAGGAAAAATTAGTTTAACTAATGAATGGTTTAAAATGTTTTTAGAGAATATTAGTGGGAATGAAAATATAAAATTAGATAATGAGAAGATGAAATTATCATCATTAGAAGAAGCAAACTTCACTTTCATAAATAAAAAAAGTTTAGGAGTTGAACCATTTTCTGTATTGACAGATGGAGCAGAGTTTATTGCCACACAAGCAGAGATATATCCCATAAAAAAGAAGGATAGAGAATTAATTAAAATACTATATGATGCTGCATCATTACAAAATGGTAGTATATCGAGAGCCGGTGAGTTAGGGAAAACACTGACAAAATTGGTAAAAAATACCGATTTAGGAACGATAGAGTTTTTAGATCAGGTAGGTGAACCTATAATATTTATTGATGAAAATAGAGTTTATAGGAATGTATTGTCTATAGATATTAAAGTCAGCTATCAAAAAGAAATGATAGTAGAAGGTAAAAAATATTTATTAAATGAGGATAAGAAGAAAACGGCTGAAATATTTAAAGAAGTGACAGGGCTGGATCAAAGATCTGACTTTAATACTAGTCTATATGGTAAAGGGGATGTTTTAGAGTTTTTTTTGAATAAACTGCCTAAATTAAATGAAAAATACAATGTTCAAATAGATGAAAATCTGAATAGAATTAAAATGAAAAAGGTATCTATCGATGGGACTATCATTAAAAATGGAGATCTATTAGAAATAACTTTTGACACTAATGGTATCAGTGAAGATGATTTAAAAGCTATTCAGCTTGGATTATTGAATAAGAAAAAATATGTTAAATTATCTGATGATGGCATAGTAGATCTGGCTGATAAAAAATTAAGAGAATTAGAAGGTACTTTGGCAGAGTTAGATTTTGAATTAGGAACACAACAAATATCTGAATTTACAGCTAGTAAATTAGGTCTGATCTCTCCTAGTTTAAATATGAAAAATGTAGGGGATTTAAAAATAGAAAAACTTTTAAAATCTATAAAGAACAATGAAAGAGAAATTGTTCCTAAAAGCATTAATGCAACTCTCAGAAACTATCAGAACCATGGCTATGACTGGATGAAAAAATTACACGATAGTAATTTAGGAGGTATACTGGCTGATGATATGGGTTTAGGAAAGACCTTACAGGCTATTGCACTATTGACAGCAGTTCACAGTGAACAAAATGGTAGAAGTATTGTTATTGCTCCTACTTCACTGACCCATAACTGGTTAAAAGAAATAAGGAAGTTTTCTCCTGAGTTGAATGCCGTTATAGTTGAGGGCTCTGTTAAGGAAAGAAAAGAATTGTTAAATAATTTTAAAAATGGAGTTATTTTGACTTCCTATGGTTCTTTTAAAAAAGATATAGAAAATTATGAAAATTTAGAATTTTTAGTGGCTATGTTAGACGAAGCACAGAATATCAAAAACAGTGGGACTTTAGTTAAGAAAGCTGTTCAAAAAATTAAAAGTTCTTCAAGGTTTGCATTAACAGGAACACCTATTGAAAATTCTATATTTGAACTGTGGTCAATATTTGATTTTGTACTTCCAACTTATTTACACAGCAGAGAAAAATTCAAAAGAAACTACGGAAAGAAAATAAATCAAGATATGGATGAAGACTGCCTAATAAATTTAAAAAAATTGATAAAGCCGTTTATTTTAAGAAGGACAAAATCAGAAGTTTTGAAGGAATTACCTGAAAAAATAGTAACAAATATGATTTTAGGAATGGACACTGTTCAAAAAAAGTATTACCTTTCATATCTTTCAAAATTTAAAGAAGAATTAAAAGACAACTTAGAGGAAGAATTTGATAAAAGCAGGATAAAAATCCTTGCACTGCTAACCAGATTACGTCAAATTTGCTGCACTCCGGAATTATTTATAGAAAATTATAAGGGAAAGAGTGCAAAGGTGGAAGCTCTGATAGAATTATTAGAAGAATTAAAATCTGGCGGACATAGAGTCTTAGTGTTTTCACAATTTGTTAAAAGTTTTGAAATAATAAAAAAACAACTTGATTTAAAAAAAATAACACATTTTCAAATTGATGGCAGAACTAAAGCGAAAAAAAGGTTAGAAATGTGTGATTCTTTTAATGGTGGTGAAAAAGATATATTTTTAATATCTTTAAAAGCTGGAGGTTCAGGTTTAAATCTGACAGGAGCAGATGTTGTCATTCACTTTGACCCTTGGTGGAATCCTGCTATAGAGGCTCAGGCAACGGATCGTGCCCATAGAATCGGTCAAGATAAAGTGGTGCAGGTAATAAAACTTATAACAGAAGGAACTGTGGAAGAAAAAATTATTGAAATTCAGGAAAAAAAATCACACCTTATTAATTCTATGGTTGACAGTAAAGGGAAAATAGAAAAATTAACAAAAAAGGATATCCTGGAATTATTTGAGTAG
- a CDS encoding DUF2399 domain-containing protein gives MLVDFFNSEGMKRVIKELVKKYSSYGEIKGTIKISDPTFVEIEAVKKLGIKTKDETIKFTIKKFLETLDMKESRELEGFLRDELKVILKTKKHILEKEIDQRNKKLDLLIKSVHTKKLKEYLLKTPSILKLEHHYELVKTMDDLQENPERLITLGNLGGRKLHDPHFFDAGTSNYRCLINYLKYYFHEDTQNSMEEKSLLLQMGLVGDSLSNFITIYGFKGVTKDNTTYSLLENSENININIGNLYKVKHMEAKYSKVLIVENPNVFIAIREYLETKKEELSLICTSGQINQCGHLFLEKLVRQNKKIYYSGDIDPEGILIGQSLKERYPWIKLISYTKENLLKYMSKVTLTVERLKKLEKVKLGDEIKIDLLEALVKEKRGAYQESYYKEILEEIL, from the coding sequence TTGTTAGTTGATTTTTTTAATTCTGAAGGCATGAAAAGGGTAATAAAGGAGTTAGTAAAAAAATACTCCTCCTATGGAGAAATCAAGGGTACTATAAAGATATCTGATCCTACTTTTGTTGAGATAGAGGCTGTCAAAAAATTGGGAATCAAAACCAAAGATGAAACTATTAAGTTCACTATAAAGAAGTTTTTAGAAACGTTAGATATGAAAGAATCCAGGGAGTTAGAAGGGTTTTTGAGGGATGAACTAAAAGTAATTTTAAAAACAAAAAAACACATTTTAGAAAAAGAAATCGATCAAAGAAATAAAAAACTAGATTTATTGATTAAATCTGTTCATACTAAAAAACTAAAGGAATATCTTTTGAAAACTCCATCAATATTAAAGTTAGAACACCATTACGAACTTGTGAAAACAATGGACGACTTACAGGAAAACCCCGAAAGGCTGATAACTCTAGGAAATCTTGGCGGAAGAAAGCTGCATGATCCACACTTTTTTGATGCAGGCACCAGTAACTACAGGTGTTTAATCAACTACTTAAAATACTATTTCCATGAGGATACCCAAAACAGCATGGAAGAGAAGTCCCTGTTATTACAGATGGGATTAGTAGGAGATTCTTTGAGTAATTTTATAACTATCTACGGATTTAAAGGAGTGACTAAAGATAACACTACATACAGCCTTCTTGAAAATTCTGAAAATATCAACATTAATATAGGAAATTTATATAAAGTAAAACATATGGAGGCAAAGTATTCAAAAGTATTGATTGTAGAAAATCCAAATGTTTTTATAGCAATTAGAGAATATCTCGAAACAAAAAAAGAGGAGCTTAGTTTAATTTGCACAAGTGGTCAAATAAATCAATGCGGGCACCTATTTTTGGAAAAATTAGTAAGACAGAATAAAAAGATTTATTACAGCGGTGATATAGACCCTGAAGGTATATTAATAGGTCAAAGTTTAAAGGAAAGGTACCCATGGATAAAGCTGATTTCATATACCAAAGAAAACCTTCTTAAATATATGTCAAAAGTTACATTAACTGTGGAGCGATTAAAAAAATTAGAAAAGGTAAAACTCGGAGATGAGATAAAAATAGATCTCTTAGAGGCCCTGGTTAAAGAAAAAAGGGGAGCCTATCAGGAATCTTACTATAAGGAGATATTAGAAGAAATTCTGTAA
- a CDS encoding SbcC/MukB-like Walker B domain-containing protein: MSRWKIEKYGFFNFWLFDKEEIKTCEGNLLLNGENGSGKSVTLQSFIPLIFDGDLSSRNLSTEGDSSRKIDYYLPKEGISYLYCELSRTDSNGNKKYINLIIGIRSKNQSLVSKWFLITKGKRVGMDFDIYKSEGDSLIPLDKPNLKRNLKNKIDGYYEFYDKPQEYKVAVNKTLFGFGEIDEFDDTLNLIRGLRKPDLKVNGSLDPKKIYEILNNSLKVIPDNELRGMTDTLENIESISTEIKSVKVRLGVLKKIRDDYETYKKIVLVKRLKTYFKARENYFEMDDKFNKNMEKKVIKEEMFKKAIEKEERLRNELELKSKELKELEGSEDNTLINMLGNSINELNKLDSKIAFLDKDIKNEELNLKKADEKLYSTKKEFDSSKLKCQNKIEELEKLKNEIGLEWEIDFYELLENKRIAQVDILEQKYEEHKKNINKLMDLIVELDKIEIGIANTEDKIETEKKRLVTYYQEKNKIEVLNNTKVSEFSDVFSEKYQEMEFEYRDIQNFQETASGLDEDYSGKDDVIELFRKLAGYKKEELSKELMTYERSLERLDEEIQVSHKEKSKLELSEDSEIELLSHKKKERETLEGIYPFYKCIRFKEGIGENLSGKIEKALWEMGLLDALVGTSDIFDKFAKASSKTLENLTAYLEVEDDCVEKEAVIRILESISTKIEGDVFISGDGSYKNKLISGRVDQWKGIYIGIEARKKLRLSKIEKINKEIEILEERRDLVKISREETFQRIAVLQEEAQNIIDKFLEIFKPIYENHQRMLTLIESKEEDLLEIEKELFQKNKIKTEIYKNIEIVEKKLNISIKKESYLTITSSMERFEQTLEMFKLSLETNISYYNRLEDVENTMDNIKIICDRYRSERRGSINQRNQVIERKKMLEIEVESKDLVNLQKRICSLRESINAEIPDKKHKNAITLGKLQNEIKVLGKTLEENADLLETRKMERIVEKKLLKLEIKLDHDITEGEILDFEEKKSLYNRYKEHEYKNEFHYINRVNTSLIENTSILKEYRIEKNEYMYEEIEELMKEEVQNQNMRYIIVGNYQGNKIHLGELYNNLDEIIKIHSEILSDEEGRFFSEMVFNYLYNEVAVQIKESREWVKQIDRIMANAKTNSGKSYTLEWNPRDLQFGFNGKKLKEHIENIYNPTNKGKESQEALKIFFKKKMDELKKRAEDNKEYTSSYEIIKEILDYRKWYDFKMKVSANNESKPLELTKRKLNSYSGGEKAMAMYIPLFSALYAKFKKAGSKAPIILGMDEAFSVVDDENISKLFEILESLNINYLLASQKLSGTYHSVPNLAIVHIENVATRRNLSPEDSFVTLIKYIWNGKKRIRDTRDIDFRNLKSSN; this comes from the coding sequence ATGAGTAGATGGAAGATAGAAAAATATGGATTTTTTAATTTTTGGCTGTTTGATAAGGAGGAAATAAAGACCTGTGAAGGAAACCTGCTTCTCAATGGTGAAAATGGAAGTGGAAAAAGTGTTACTCTTCAGAGTTTTATCCCCTTAATTTTTGATGGAGATCTGTCATCCAGAAACTTATCCACAGAGGGAGACAGCTCCCGAAAGATAGATTATTATCTGCCCAAAGAAGGCATTTCCTATCTTTATTGTGAACTGAGCAGGACAGATAGTAATGGGAATAAAAAATATATAAATTTAATTATTGGAATAAGGTCTAAAAACCAATCTTTAGTTTCAAAGTGGTTTTTGATAACTAAGGGTAAAAGAGTCGGGATGGATTTTGACATATATAAATCCGAGGGAGACTCCCTGATTCCACTAGACAAACCAAACCTCAAGAGAAATCTTAAAAATAAAATAGATGGATACTATGAATTTTATGATAAACCTCAAGAATATAAGGTTGCTGTAAATAAAACTCTCTTTGGCTTTGGTGAAATAGATGAATTTGATGACACCCTAAACTTAATTAGGGGATTGAGAAAACCGGATCTTAAGGTAAATGGGAGTTTGGATCCTAAAAAAATATATGAAATACTGAATAATTCCTTAAAAGTGATACCCGATAACGAATTAAGAGGTATGACAGATACTCTTGAAAATATAGAATCAATTTCTACAGAGATAAAATCTGTGAAGGTTAGATTAGGGGTACTAAAAAAAATCAGGGATGACTATGAGACCTACAAGAAAATAGTGCTGGTTAAGAGGCTCAAGACATATTTTAAAGCCCGTGAAAATTATTTTGAGATGGATGATAAATTTAATAAAAATATGGAAAAAAAAGTTATCAAAGAAGAAATGTTCAAAAAAGCAATAGAAAAAGAAGAACGATTAAGAAATGAGCTGGAATTAAAATCTAAAGAATTAAAGGAATTGGAAGGCAGTGAAGATAACACCCTGATAAATATGTTGGGAAACTCCATAAATGAGTTAAATAAACTAGACAGCAAAATAGCTTTTTTGGATAAAGACATAAAAAATGAGGAATTAAATCTAAAAAAAGCCGATGAAAAACTTTATTCTACGAAAAAAGAATTTGATAGCAGTAAGTTAAAGTGCCAAAATAAAATAGAAGAACTAGAAAAATTAAAAAATGAAATAGGATTAGAGTGGGAAATTGACTTCTATGAGCTTCTTGAAAATAAGAGAATAGCTCAAGTTGATATATTAGAACAAAAATATGAAGAGCATAAAAAAAATATAAACAAATTAATGGATTTAATTGTTGAACTAGACAAAATAGAAATCGGTATAGCTAATACAGAGGATAAGATAGAAACAGAAAAAAAGCGACTAGTAACTTATTATCAGGAAAAAAATAAAATAGAAGTCTTAAATAATACCAAGGTATCTGAATTTTCAGATGTTTTCAGTGAAAAATATCAGGAAATGGAATTTGAATACAGAGATATTCAAAACTTTCAAGAGACTGCAAGTGGACTCGATGAAGATTATAGCGGTAAAGATGATGTTATAGAACTATTTAGGAAGCTAGCAGGATATAAAAAAGAAGAACTTTCTAAAGAATTGATGACTTATGAGAGAAGTCTCGAGAGATTAGATGAAGAAATACAAGTCTCCCATAAAGAGAAATCGAAGTTGGAGCTGTCAGAAGATAGTGAGATCGAACTACTATCCCATAAGAAAAAAGAGAGAGAAACCCTAGAAGGTATATATCCGTTTTATAAGTGTATAAGGTTTAAAGAGGGGATAGGAGAAAATCTTAGTGGGAAAATTGAAAAAGCTCTATGGGAGATGGGACTATTAGATGCCTTGGTAGGTACTAGTGATATCTTTGATAAATTTGCAAAAGCCAGTAGTAAAACACTAGAAAATCTTACTGCTTATTTAGAGGTTGAAGATGACTGCGTGGAAAAAGAAGCCGTGATAAGGATCTTAGAGTCTATTTCTACAAAAATAGAAGGAGATGTATTCATAAGTGGTGATGGAAGTTATAAAAATAAATTGATTAGCGGTAGAGTAGATCAGTGGAAGGGAATCTATATTGGAATTGAAGCTAGAAAAAAACTCAGACTCTCAAAGATAGAGAAAATTAACAAAGAAATAGAAATTTTAGAGGAAAGAAGAGATTTGGTTAAGATTAGCAGAGAAGAGACCTTTCAAAGGATAGCAGTCCTCCAAGAGGAAGCTCAAAATATAATAGATAAATTCCTAGAAATTTTTAAACCTATCTATGAAAATCATCAAAGGATGTTAACCTTGATAGAAAGCAAAGAAGAAGATCTATTGGAAATAGAAAAAGAGCTATTTCAAAAAAACAAAATAAAAACCGAAATCTATAAAAATATAGAGATAGTAGAAAAAAAATTGAATATATCTATAAAAAAAGAGAGCTATCTTACTATTACGTCATCTATGGAACGATTTGAGCAGACTTTAGAAATGTTTAAACTCAGCCTGGAAACTAACATTTCATACTATAACAGGTTAGAGGATGTAGAAAACACAATGGATAACATCAAGATAATTTGTGACAGATATAGATCAGAAAGAAGAGGTTCTATTAACCAGAGAAATCAAGTGATAGAAAGAAAAAAAATGCTGGAAATAGAAGTAGAGAGTAAAGACCTCGTTAATTTACAGAAAAGAATATGTTCTCTGAGAGAAAGTATCAATGCCGAGATTCCAGATAAAAAACATAAAAACGCAATAACTCTTGGAAAACTTCAAAATGAAATAAAAGTACTGGGAAAAACACTGGAAGAAAATGCTGATTTACTAGAAACACGAAAAATGGAAAGAATAGTAGAAAAAAAATTATTAAAGTTAGAAATAAAACTCGATCATGATATTACAGAGGGAGAAATATTAGATTTTGAGGAAAAAAAATCACTCTATAACAGATATAAAGAACATGAATATAAAAATGAATTCCACTATATCAACAGAGTAAATACTTCATTGATAGAAAACACCTCTATCTTGAAGGAATATAGGATAGAAAAAAATGAATACATGTATGAAGAGATAGAAGAACTGATGAAAGAAGAAGTCCAAAATCAAAATATGCGGTATATAATTGTGGGAAACTATCAAGGGAATAAGATACATTTAGGAGAATTATATAATAATTTAGATGAAATAATTAAGATCCACAGTGAGATATTATCCGATGAAGAGGGGAGATTCTTTTCCGAGATGGTGTTTAACTACCTGTATAATGAGGTGGCCGTTCAGATAAAAGAAAGTCGGGAATGGGTAAAACAAATCGATCGGATAATGGCTAATGCCAAGACCAATAGTGGAAAAAGTTATACTTTAGAATGGAATCCCAGAGATCTTCAATTTGGATTTAACGGTAAAAAGTTAAAGGAGCATATAGAAAATATATATAATCCTACTAATAAAGGAAAGGAATCTCAAGAAGCACTGAAAATATTCTTTAAAAAGAAGATGGATGAATTAAAAAAGAGAGCTGAAGATAATAAAGAGTACACCAGCAGTTATGAGATTATAAAAGAGATCCTGGATTATAGAAAATGGTATGATTTTAAAATGAAGGTTTCTGCAAATAATGAAAGTAAGCCTTTAGAGCTGACTAAAAGAAAATTAAATTCATATAGTGGTGGAGAAAAGGCTATGGCCATGTATATACCACTATTTTCCGCTCTTTATGCTAAATTTAAAAAAGCTGGTAGTAAAGCTCCTATTATATTGGGGATGGACGAAGCTTTTTCAGTAGTGGATGATGAAAATATCTCTAAATTATTTGAGATATTAGAAAGTTTAAATATCAACTACTTACTGGCTTCTCAAAAGCTCTCAGGAACATATCATTCTGTTCCAAACCTTGCTATTGTCCATATAGAAAATGTCGCAACAAGGAGAAATTTATCCCCTGAAGACTCCTTCGTTACCCTTATAAAATATATATGGAATGGAAAGAAAAGGATTAGAGATACCAGGGATATCGATTTTAGAAATCTTAAATCTAGCAACTAA
- a CDS encoding DUF2398 family protein has product MWNIERYKDILEDLFIKDYLYRSSYDEWYRLKEYQKEIEEYIQNTFGYTLCVSNDVISLNKYSVIGDKTKGIKGFSNLDEYIILPLVLNYLEDKYDMETLLISEIAEHVVNNFPEKRDWENRRVSSKLVRVLKYCQEKNFIYKLDGSEDGYEKDCEEVLYENTGISKHFMETLPYDLEGFDINSAREYNIKNLEKVQILRRGLLENFLITKEYPYFSSLLEFRDEVEDLFEELFGMKLIIFDELAYLLRSDESIKVSQNFPSPKNNLERIGLKFFKYLDRDNYQIEEVLNEFIEYKEIYKPTFTKGNLNKKEETLLNEILELGMELKIIEVDETYLKLSKYIEHFTIDILEEGDENE; this is encoded by the coding sequence ATGTGGAATATAGAAAGGTACAAAGATATCCTGGAAGATTTATTTATTAAAGACTATCTATATAGAAGCAGTTATGATGAATGGTATAGACTCAAGGAATATCAAAAAGAGATAGAGGAATATATACAAAATACCTTTGGATATACTTTATGTGTTTCTAACGATGTGATAAGCCTCAATAAATACAGTGTTATCGGTGATAAAACCAAAGGAATAAAAGGCTTTAGTAACTTAGATGAGTACATAATACTACCCCTGGTATTAAATTATTTGGAGGATAAGTATGATATGGAAACCCTGTTAATATCTGAGATTGCTGAACATGTTGTCAATAATTTTCCAGAAAAAAGAGACTGGGAAAATAGGAGAGTAAGTTCAAAACTTGTAAGAGTTCTTAAATACTGCCAAGAAAAAAACTTCATTTATAAATTAGATGGCTCCGAGGATGGTTATGAAAAGGATTGTGAGGAAGTACTCTATGAAAATACAGGGATATCAAAGCACTTCATGGAAACATTACCCTATGATTTAGAGGGGTTTGATATTAATAGTGCCAGGGAATACAACATTAAAAATCTAGAAAAAGTCCAGATACTCAGAAGGGGTCTTCTGGAAAATTTTTTGATAACTAAAGAATACCCGTATTTTAGCTCACTTCTGGAATTTAGAGATGAGGTAGAGGATTTATTTGAAGAATTATTTGGAATGAAATTAATTATATTTGATGAACTTGCTTATTTATTGAGAAGTGATGAAAGCATCAAAGTATCGCAAAATTTTCCCAGCCCTAAAAATAATTTAGAAAGAATAGGATTGAAATTTTTTAAATATCTAGATAGAGACAATTATCAGATAGAAGAGGTATTAAATGAGTTTATAGAGTATAAAGAAATTTATAAACCTACATTTACTAAGGGAAATCTCAATAAAAAAGAGGAAACCCTATTAAATGAAATATTAGAATTAGGTATGGAGCTGAAAATCATAGAGGTAGATGAAACTTATCTAAAACTCAGTAAATATATAGAACATTTCACAATAGATATATTGGAAGAAGGGGATGAAAATGAGTAG
- a CDS encoding TIGR02677 family protein, translated as MKNDFGTMKGFSEFDYLGSVGRGGYYRNIIRIMYLDLERKEYLFSHEIAEKMESIYSDYDEETCNEDLEFLFKKGSVVKYKNDYSQIKSLEELRKKKYRYQLTERGRLIEEFILNKLNKVNSLSTTLDPNLLIRFKDELKGLLEFHGGEDDIHSKWNNIIYAFNLLRENYKGYLMELNSFEYEKMMEEDRFLLKKARLREYLEDFIKVLLDETQDIVTIIVTLEKTNRVEEILNTAINREFKKRELTGDVQYSQIKKNYINQYNRLKSWFLSVDGEPSEVDFLNKATINIIQKITKMAKMFLDKKKVSYSRKDSYLRVAELLLDTNDIEKVKEISSIIFGNFNIRHLKADYPQQVEVLKIEDSPNITMMMKPIKERKKTKVSYQIKDRTNEKLKSLIIEEKKKQNEVKNLERYIDNDTLTLDSLPVVTTDIKNTIINLIKTGLTKVYEEKKISLKGDKLYYEYGKARYHVFLFKLFRPEDENERTILKTFDGNYDAPNFRIEFIREEED; from the coding sequence ATGAAAAATGACTTTGGAACAATGAAAGGTTTTAGTGAATTTGATTATTTAGGATCTGTCGGAAGAGGCGGTTATTATAGAAATATAATACGAATAATGTATCTAGATTTAGAGAGAAAGGAATACCTCTTTTCCCATGAGATAGCTGAAAAAATGGAATCTATATACAGTGACTATGATGAAGAAACTTGCAATGAAGATCTTGAGTTTCTATTTAAAAAAGGGAGTGTAGTAAAGTATAAAAATGACTATTCTCAGATTAAAAGTTTAGAAGAGTTAAGGAAAAAAAAGTATCGGTATCAACTAACAGAAAGAGGAAGACTTATAGAGGAGTTTATACTAAATAAACTAAATAAGGTTAATTCGCTGTCTACTACTTTAGACCCAAACTTACTCATCAGGTTCAAAGATGAATTGAAGGGGCTATTAGAATTTCATGGTGGAGAAGATGATATACATTCTAAGTGGAATAACATCATCTATGCCTTCAATCTTTTGAGGGAAAACTATAAGGGATATCTTATGGAACTCAATAGTTTTGAATATGAAAAGATGATGGAAGAAGATAGATTTTTACTGAAAAAAGCTCGGTTAAGAGAATATTTAGAGGATTTTATTAAGGTTTTATTGGATGAAACCCAAGATATTGTAACTATAATAGTTACCTTGGAGAAAACAAATAGAGTAGAGGAGATCCTGAATACAGCCATAAATAGAGAGTTTAAAAAAAGAGAACTGACTGGTGATGTACAATATAGCCAAATCAAGAAAAATTATATAAATCAATATAACAGACTAAAGAGTTGGTTTTTATCGGTAGATGGAGAACCCAGTGAAGTAGATTTTTTAAATAAAGCTACCATAAATATAATACAGAAAATTACTAAGATGGCTAAAATGTTTTTAGATAAGAAAAAGGTAAGTTATTCTAGAAAAGACAGCTATCTAAGAGTGGCAGAGTTATTGTTAGATACCAATGACATAGAGAAGGTCAAAGAGATTTCATCTATAATTTTTGGAAACTTTAACATCCGTCATCTCAAAGCTGATTACCCGCAGCAAGTAGAAGTATTAAAAATAGAGGATTCTCCAAACATTACTATGATGATGAAACCTATAAAAGAAAGAAAAAAGACAAAGGTTAGCTACCAAATAAAAGATCGAACCAATGAAAAACTTAAAAGTTTGATTATAGAAGAGAAAAAAAAGCAGAACGAGGTAAAAAACTTAGAAAGGTATATAGATAACGATACTTTAACATTAGATTCTCTGCCTGTAGTCACTACAGATATAAAAAACACTATAATAAACCTTATAAAAACAGGCTTAACAAAAGTATACGAAGAAAAGAAAATATCCCTAAAAGGCGATAAACTCTACTATGAGTATGGAAAAGCCCGTTATCATGTGTTTTTATTTAAGTTATTTAGACCTGAAGATGAAAATGAAAGAACAATTTTAAAAACATTTGATGGAAACTATGATGCTCCTAACTTTAGAATAGAGTTTATAAGGGAGGAGGAAGACTAA